The following DNA comes from Mya arenaria isolate MELC-2E11 chromosome 11, ASM2691426v1.
TATGGCTtaacttaaaagtgaaaatcAATATATTACAGCTGGATTGTAAGGAAAGCCACGCTCTAATATTTATCACTCTTGCATATGCTTCCtcgataaatatttaaatcaatactggttgttgttgttgttattgagTTTATAAAGTTATGCCCACACCCAATAGTGGCTGCATTATGGTTTGTCCCCAAAGGGCGAGTTTTATTcccactgttttgtttttggtgttatGGAGAGGTTTCTGTTAAGAGAATGTTTCTCTGCTGGGCTCTAGCCCATAATCTCCTGgctgagaggcagacaccttaaccactagaccactctcacccactCTAGATCACTAAACTCAAAGAATTTACTGGAAGGATATATTTAGCTTACAAACCAAAAGAGAACTGATGAATGTTGAATACTTAAGATACCATAAAATGCATTATGAAATAAAAGctacaaattatatattattgtttttattagctTGATGCAAGCTGATAGATCAGTATAGAGTCCttcctacatgtatgtataaaccAGAActtgtgtccattttgagagttCCCTTTAGTTTATCTTAATTTCTTTCAGTTCGATTGTGAGGAAAGCTGATAGATTATAGAATAACTATAGAGTCCATTTTCTGAatagaaaccagtacttgtgtccaTTTTGAATGGCCAAGGGAAATTTCCCttaaatttatcttaatttctTTTAGCTCAATTGTGAGGAAAGCCAATagtttataaaatcaataaagagtCCATTTTCTGCATTATGAAATACCAGTATTGGTGTCCATTTTAGGAGGCCAGGATTTAGATCCCTtggtgggaatcaaacccacaacttaattgggtgacatatctgatattatatttattgcagGACAATTGAACTTCAAGACAAAGTCAGCCTACACTGTGAACTGTGGATATGGGTTGGTCACTCTCATGATAGTGGCGTTCATCTGCACCTTTCTGATCGGGATTATTGCAAAGAAACGTTACCACGTAACCAGCACAGTTGACAACAGCCTTCTCGTGAATGTTGTCGAGACAGGCCTCTACATTGCTGCCGATTTTGtatgttcataaacatatcattacctgaatgtaaacatgtacattgaaaacaGATCTGCTTTGGctgaattaattattaatttcaaattcaaagGACAGATACAAAATTAGTTTTTGTCAAACCTCACTtgaccttaaagctgcactctcacagattgacagtttggacttttttttagtttttgtctcaaaatcagctgattttggtagcAATGCCTTCAAtacagtcatataagataacacACAAATGTCTTGTATCACtgattttaagacatttatgcATCAgtttggctcattcaaagacaaaaaaaataaacaagttgtcaaagAAGAGCTTTCGGAAATGTCAACTTGATCACATGACCCATGTTTCTCAAGTAGACAATCACATGACCTATGTTTCCCAAGCTGCAGATCACATAACCTATGTTTCTCAAGTACCAGATCACCTGACCTATGTTTCTCAAGTAACAGATCACATGACCTATGTTTCTCAAGTAACAGATCACATGACATATGTTTCTCAAGTAACAGATCACATGACCTATGTTTCTCAAGTAACAGATCACATGACCTATGTTTCTCAAGGAGCAGATCACAAGGCCTATGTTTTTCTCAAGTAGCAAATCACATGAACTATGTTTCTAAAGTAGCAGGTCACATGACCTATGTTTTTCAAGTAGCAAATCGAATGACCTATGTTTCTCAAGCAGCAGATCACATGAACTATGTTTCTCAAGTAGCAAATCACATGACCTATGTTGCTCAAGTAGCAAATAAAATGACTTTCATTTCTCAAGAAGCAGATCACATGACCTATGTTTTCTCAAGAAGCGGATCACATGACCTATGTTTCTCAAGTAGCAGATCACATGATGTATGTTTCTCAAGTAGCAGATCACAAGGTTCATATGTTTCTCAAGTAGCAGATTACATGATGTATGTTTCTCAAGTAGCAGATCACAAGGCCTATATGTTTCTCAAGTAGCAGATTACATGATGTATGTTTCTCAAGTAGCAGATCACAAGGCCTATATGTTTCACAACTAGACAATCACATTACCAATGTTTCTCAATTAGCAGATCACATGACCTATGTTTCTCAAGTAGACAATCACATGACTTACGTTTCTCAAACAGCAGATCACATGACCTATGTTTCTTAAGTAGACGATCACATGACCTATGTTTCTCAAGTAACAGATCGCATGACCTTTGTTTCTCAAGAAGCAGATCACATGAGCTTTGTTTCTCAAGTACCAGATCACATGACCTATGTTTCTCAAATAGAAGAAAACATGACCTATGTTTCTCAAGTAGACAATCACATGACCTATGTTTCTCAAGTAATAGATCACATGACCTATGTTTCTCAAGTTAATGatcaaataaactattattcTTAAGGAGACAATCACATGACCTATGTTTCTCAAGTAACAGATCACATGACCTATGTTTCTCAAGTAACAGATCACATGACCCATGTTTCTCAAGTAACAGATCACATGACCCATGTTTCTCAAGTACATTTAGCAGATCACATGACCTATGTTTCTCAAGCAACAGATCACATGACCTATGCTTCTCAAGTAACAGATAACATGACCTAGGTTTTTAAGTAACAGATCACATGACCTAGGTTTTTAAGTAACAGATCACATGACCTCGGTTTTTAAGTAACAGATCATATGACCTATGTTTCAGTGGTTGGTGGATGCCAGTTACTTCCTCACGGTGCTGTGGGACTCTGACAGAAAACATGTCACACATACCTTTGGACGCTGCTCACGCATATGGAACTACTTTAAACAAACAGTAAGAAAACTCATCATGTATTTCCAGTTTCATTTATACATTGTAATCACTGAAATAGTGAGGAAAAGCTATTATTTTGCTCTCTTCTGTGAAGACATCTCAAGCTTACCTACAATAGGCTTCTACTGTAGTAGACTTCTCCATCATTTATAGAGCTATTTTTGTATAGCAGAAAGTCTTTTATTCTGCTTGCTCTATAGAGTGGCCTTTCATACAGATTGGtgtagtttgtttttactttctacACACATCACTTAattttttggtttggtcaaaataaGTGGAAacgtttattgattggtcaatatttatccaataattaatGTAAACCAATGAAATTGCTTTTATGTGCAAACTAACCAACAGACAACTggtggataacttatccagaTTTATACAAGTGGCCCAAGGTAATTATTTACAGAAGTACATTTCTTCTATTTGTTTTCAGTACCTGGCTATTTCAACAACATGGGAGTCAATAGCAGTGCTGTCAGCCCCGGTCATGGTGTTCGAGCGCTCGCTGGCCATCTTTATGGGGTTGCTGGCCTGCTGGGCCGCTGCACAGATCAGCAAGTGCTTCATGCTCAAACTACAGCAGGAGCAGGAGGGGAATCAGTAGCATTAGCACATGTCCGCAAGTGCTTCATGTTCATAGTTTAACAGTGCAGGAGGGAAACCGGCAGGGCTAGCACAGGTCAGCAACTGCTTCATGTTCATACTTCAGCAGGCAAGAAACCAGCAGTGCTAGCACAGGTCAGCAACTGCTTCATGTTCATACTTCAGCAGGCGGGAAACCAGCAGTGCTAGCACAGGTCAGCAAGTTCTTTATGTTCATACTTCAGCAGGCGGGGAACCAGCGGTGCTAGCACAGGTCCCCCAAGTGCTTCATGTTCATATTTCAGCAAGAGCAGGAAGGGAACCGGCAGTGCTAGCACAGGTTACAAAGTGCTTCATATTCATACTTAAGAAAGCACAGAAGGGGAACTGGCAGTGTTACCACAGGTCACAAAGTGCTTCATATTCATGCTTAAGCAAGCACAGGAGGGGAACCAGCTGTGCTAGCACAGGTCAGCAACTGcttttatttcatactttaacaaGAGCAGGAGTGGAACCAGCAGTGCAGCACAGGTCAGCAGGTGCTTCGTGCTCAAACTCCAGCAGTGAAaattaaaaagcaaatgcaCAACAACAACTTCACTACAGCTTGGCAAATCAAGGGAATGACAACAAACTTTTTACCCTATCTCAGATGCAGACAACATGGAGATTTCATGACAATATCCCttcactgttttatttatgGGTATATCTATATGTTCAGCATTTATGAGATGTTTCAAGTTTTAAGTCAGACTTATTGatgaacacaattaaaacaGCAGACATCAGTACTGTGATACCAAGTATTGTAATTTTCTGGctaaaattatgtataaaagCAAAGACTTTTTAAGTTGGTTTGTACTAACTTAATTTAGCTTGATTGTGCCGAGAGCTAGTTGACAATCACTCTTGAGTCCATTTCCTGGAAGGAAACCAGTACCGTGTCCTTTGAGAGGGATCATGAGAAAGTGCCCCCTGGTGGAGCTCATAGCATTAtaggtgagaggcagacacatataacaattgaccactctcacccttacTATTTCATGTTGGTTTTTATTCTTGATTTTCTTGGAGGTTTGCATCACATACATGGCTATCAAATAAACTTCTCAAAACCTTACTGTCCACATTTTTTGCTGTAAGAAAGGTTGAATTTTATCAAAAGAGTAAATGCTCAACAGGAAATACCACTGGGTataagagagagagagagagagagagacagagtTCTGTTTATCAGTacattcaaatgtgttttagcAATTTATATACATTGCTAGTTTAATCTTTGAAACTTTAAGAAGGacaaataatactttttaaataaatagcatGTACACACTGTATAACAGCATTTCTTATCTTTAGCACTATAAATCATACAAGTTAGGATATAAATAGAATAGTGCATTTCTGGTTATTCAATATGAACTAGAAACGCCGCAATGGGAGGTAACCAGATTTTAAATATGAGCAATCAGAAATTTTGGCTAATTCATTTCTTGTATGAGTTAGGAAAATGTAGCCACCTTTATCTTAACTTTAATCAAAAAGAGACGTAACTCAAAATTACTCTAGTTAAGTATCTTATGTGTTAAGTTTCCATTAATTTTTACTTAAGTTGTTGGGCAATAaccattttttctgttttatgtaACAGTGACAAtgacctcaaaagcaatcccaagctagctcttcacataagctacctacacactaactTTCATTACTATCCATCAAATCTAACTAAAGCTATtcggcagaaaccatttttttattttatataacagtgaccttgaccccaccaccCTCAAAAGttattccaagctagctcttcacataagcttcACACCTACTTTCATTACTATCCAATTCTAACTTATTGGTccgaaaccaatgtttgactttgtagaaaccatttttctattttagtaacagtgaccttgaccccccacccccctcaaaagctaGTTCTTCACATAAGCTAGCTACAcaccatttttcattattatccaTCAATGCTAGCTTTAGTTATTGGGGGAAAACCAATGTTTGATGCCCGCCCGTCCGTAAACctgttatttctttaaacttttaacaCTCATGAATATCCTCTATGTACCTAATTACTCCCCCCTCACCATCATACACACTAAGAACGTGGGTCATAAGCATATCATCACTAGTGAATCAAGTAAACACAGACTGTTTTACCATCTGATCAGCTCCCTGGCCAAATATGATGGAACCAGCAGCATTCAACACCTTCGCATTAGTTTCAATACTGTCTGGGTGCTGCAACGGCTCTGAAAtagaataacaacataaacaatggcactgttgttgttatttttcattaaaaaactattcataactattaaaacaattattataattataaaagtcaGAGTTATCTGCCAAGCGAGATGTTACTGCCCAATGATTAACCATATTTCAAATAACGCCATTATTTTGCACAATGTAAATCGCcaaaaaaacaacttctttCCTTAGTTTTACctaaaaaacttaataaatcaaaCTCAAAACAATTCAAcagggaaaaatatatataaaatgtacaaatataagGATTGAATCCTGTTTTTGTGTGTTCATGTAACTATGAACACTTGGCCGTGATCTTTCAAATTTCCCACGAAGCACTACCACAGACACTGCAAACGTACCCTGAAAGTCTATGTGTTCCAGTAGGTCGAGGGAGCCGGCATTTAGAACAAGAAATCCTGCTGTCGTTCCCACCAACAGAAGCGGTGATGATGTCAGCAGGTCACTGAAAATACACCAGACCATACAGTGATAGAGGTGGactattttgttctgttcttttaaAGTGTTCTTATTACAGCACTAGTAGTATTAAAGCTAGGTATACCAGTTTGAAAAGGTGAATATTTAAAAGACCAACCtctaaagctacactctcaaagattgacagttttgaaaacttttttattcattgccttgaaatgagccaatttatgtgtaaatgtatggaaaccagtgatataagaagGTTGACTAAGAattagatcgcagtttttcatatttattgttgagaattgatgttttatggctaaaagtgttactaacatcctaagaaaattgaaatttttgGCTTTATTCAAGTGAGATCTGTACTATTGTGAGtgatcttatatgactgaattgaaggcattaatGCCAAAGTCAGCTGACTCTGAAACAATAGaattaaaaaggtaaaaaaaatcaatctgtgagagtgcagctttaagcttgCTCATGAAGTGTTGAAGGCCTTTGGatacaaacatatcacacaaatgttaactttttaaacttttcCTTTGGAATACGAGAACacttaaaaagaaaacacagttaatgttttgaatactacaatatttatttttttaaataattaatttgaaattaaaaaatgacaGTGAGTTAAATACCTGACGATAGATGACTGATTGTGGAGGAATGGGAGGTGTGTTGTATTGGTTGATGGTGGGCATGGCTGCATAGGTGGGGCAGAGAAGTACATGGCTAAGACTGCAGTCCCTGCCTCAACCCGCGGAGACTCCTCTCCTCCGGCCCCTACACCTGCTTGGACAGGCTGCCTCCACACGGGCCGACTGCTCACTTTCACCGGACCTGCACAATGTGTATAAATCAttgagttttaaaatagttaacatTAGATGAACTGGCATCTCTGCACATTCTATTTTTTCTCTCCAATtttaatatgatgatgataaatctCTACAGAAGCATCTTGAATCTTATCACCTTAATGCAGATTTGATACTAAGCtgaaattattatgagtttCCATGGGTGTTGTCGAGAGCTCTTTGACATGTGTGCAGAGGTCTACCTGGCCACCTACCAGTTGTGTCTTGTTCATgtgtgatatgtctgtgttcCCGCTGGCGGTTGATGATTTTCTCGGCATCCACCTGGTGGAGGCACCGGAAACCGTTTCCATCCGTCAGGTCAATTACCCTGACCTATTCACGAACATGGGACTTAATTTATCAAACATCAGGTTGacatattcatttaacatttagtAGGCAACAAGATAAAGAGATTATGAGATTTTTAAGGTTAAAGCCAAAACAGAGTTACAAagcaatcaaaatatttcataatttcttatatacaaagggccataaatttgacaatatttaagcattagTTACATAATTGTCACAAAAGAAGGTATTGATACTGTTAAGAAGTTTGGAAAGTATGAATTTGATATCTTGAAAGGCTGATAAAAtagtaacaaaaaaaaaaaaaaaaaacatggaaggACGGACGCACTGGGCAATCACTACATGGCACCCACAAACTTACATGACcctaaaaatatatcttttaccTTAAACGGGAATTTCTGTGTGTGTGATTTTCATTTAAGTGTCAGTTTTCATCTATTATTGAAacaactagagctgtcacaggagtgacgaatacccccaaatgccgcctggacacaggaatggcaaaccattcctttgaaaagagacTATAACTCCAAGgctactgcacactgcatcttcttttatcatgcatgtattgttttatttaaatctgttgagtaatttagaagttacactgctgacaagaaaaactaaccttccatgagttattgtccggaaaccgtttttctatttttagtaacagtgaccttgaccccaccagccccaatatcgaacttgacctacatcttctgatgttacacatgtgtaccaaaaattgttcaaatctgtctagcctttcatgagttattgtccagaaaccgtttttctatttttagtaacagtgaccttagccccaccagccccaatatcgaacttgacctgtatcttctgatgttacacctgtgtaccaaaaattgttcaaatctgtcaagcctttcatgatttatcgtctggaaaccgtttttctatttgtagtaacagtgacctcgactttggccccaccagccccaatatcgaacttgacctgtatcttctgatgttacacctgtgtaccaaaaattgttcaaatctgtcaagcctttcatgagttatcgtccggaaaccgtttttctattttaagtaacagtgaccttgaccttggccccaccagccccaatatcgaacttgacctacatcttctgatgttacacctgtgtaccaaactgtatcttctgatgttacatatgtgtaccaaaaattgttcaaatctgtctagcctttcatgagttatcgtccagaaaccatttttctattttttgtaacagtgaccttgaccttggccccaccagccccaatatcaaacttgacctgtatcttctgatgttacacctgtgtaccaaaaattgttcaaatctgtctagcctttcatgagttatcgtccggaaaccgtttttctatttttagtaacagtgaccttgaccttggccccaccagccccaatatcgaacttgacctgtatcttctgatgttacacctgtgtaccaacaattgttcaaatctgtctagcctttcatgagttatcgtccggaaaccgtttttctatttttagtaacagtgaccttgaccttggccccatcagccccaatatcgaacttgacctgtatcttctgatgttacacctgtgtaccaacaatttttcaaatctgtctagcctttcatgagttatcgtccagaaaccatgaaaaccgacagaccgacagaccgaccgaccgaccgaccgaccgaccgaccgaccgaccgaccgaccgaccgaccgaccgaccgaccgaccgaccgacaagctcactcctatataccccctcaaacttcgtttgtgggggtataaaaatTATTAGGTGGGAAAAAAGGCAGCAATATAATTTACCATGCCATCAGCAGCTCCAATGGAGACACGCGGCTCAGTGAAGCTCATGGTGAGGCAGAGGAAGGGGGAGGCCGTCAATATCGGGGACTGGTAGACCAGCACCAGCTCTGACACATCCCACACCTGaatcacaacaacaacaaggtaGTACCTTCTTGGAGACAGACAAATGTGTTAataacagtttatcatatgctttccggtggtttgaagatatttattattgaaataaaacaaatatttcaataagtgaaataacattctggtattttcactgttttagtccacattcaatttcaaatcCAATGTCAGAGTGTCGAGGGCTTGGACACAAACTCAACCCCATCATTTCTGCAATGATGTTACGTTCAAATACAAGTTTAGTCTGAATAACTACAATAAACAGTCATTAAAATCCTTTCTaggtatataatataaagtataattgtttattcaatgtaatattgcaatatattataCATCGTGAACacaaaagtaaataattcaATTGTGGCtatgccactcgtgaaatatagcttttggttcTTACTCGGTGATATAACGAttgtacactgaaacaaacaattatcctctatatgtCTGCAGAAATAAAGCCTTTTAAGTCTAGGTTGCATGTCTAAGGAGTTGGGTCAGAATACTCGATCCTTATACTGTATGATAATTATTTGCAAAAGGTAATTTGCCTGAGAATAGTTCTGAGAAGACTTTAAGAGATCAATCTTCATTTGTGTTTCTTTATAATCTACCATCTATATCATAATCCTAACCCAGTGTAACTCTGTCCTACTACCTTGAATGTTCTGTCCTCGGAGATGGTGACGAGGGTGGCAGTGTAGTGTGGGCAGAACTCTGCGGCAGTAACTGCCCCGTCATGGCCTTCCAGCACCGCCACACTGCACTCACGCTGAAAAACATGCAAACACTGTATATTACGGTATGTCATGTACTATAACATTAATAAACAAGCTCACACCTTCAATTGTCTCAATTTTGGTGAACAAAGATcgaatataataattttcacaTGGGTATAAAAAAATTGGTATGAAAGTTTAT
Coding sequences within:
- the LOC128207818 gene encoding uncharacterized protein LOC128207818, with amino-acid sequence MDTGRRQLNFKTKSAYTVNCGYGLVTLMIVAFICTFLIGIIAKKRYHVTSTVDNSLLVNVVETGLYIAADFWLVDASYFLTVLWDSDRKHVTHTFGRCSRIWNYFKQTYLAISTTWESIAVLSAPVMVFERSLAIFMGLLACWAAAQISKCFMLKLQQEQEGNQ